In Actinoplanes derwentensis, the following proteins share a genomic window:
- a CDS encoding TIGR03842 family LLM class F420-dependent oxidoreductase yields the protein MDIGVVLQNDPPALEIVEWAKKAEAAGFSHFWTFDSHVLWQEPFVVYSAILGATERIVVGPMVTNPGTRDWTVTASTFATLNEMYGNRTVCGIGRGDSALRVLGLTPQTLGQLRESVLAIKGLGNGEKVTVRGQELQLAWAADSRLPVWVAAYGPKALAITGEVGDGFILQLADPDIAEWMIKAVRKAAAGKGRDPDAIKFCVAAPAYVGDDLDHQREQTRWFGGMVGNHVADIVARYGSSGAVPQALTDYIKARQGYDYAEHGRAGNSHTTFVPDEIVDRFCVLGPVESHLKKLAELKELGVDQFAVYLQHDAKAETLASYGEHVIPAFSS from the coding sequence ATGGACATCGGTGTCGTCTTGCAGAACGACCCACCCGCGCTGGAGATCGTCGAGTGGGCGAAGAAGGCCGAGGCGGCCGGCTTCAGCCATTTCTGGACGTTCGACTCGCACGTGCTCTGGCAGGAGCCGTTCGTCGTCTACTCGGCGATCCTGGGCGCCACCGAACGGATCGTGGTCGGGCCGATGGTGACCAACCCGGGCACCCGGGACTGGACGGTCACCGCGTCGACCTTCGCGACCCTCAACGAGATGTACGGCAACCGGACGGTCTGCGGCATCGGCCGTGGCGACTCGGCGCTGCGGGTCCTCGGGCTCACCCCGCAGACGCTCGGCCAGTTGCGCGAGAGCGTCCTGGCGATCAAGGGCCTGGGCAACGGGGAGAAGGTCACGGTCCGCGGGCAGGAACTCCAGCTCGCGTGGGCCGCCGACAGCCGCCTGCCGGTGTGGGTGGCGGCGTACGGCCCGAAGGCCCTGGCCATCACCGGCGAGGTGGGTGACGGTTTCATCCTGCAGCTCGCCGACCCGGACATCGCCGAGTGGATGATCAAAGCGGTCCGGAAAGCCGCGGCCGGCAAGGGGCGAGACCCGGACGCCATCAAGTTCTGCGTGGCGGCCCCGGCCTACGTCGGCGACGACCTCGACCATCAGCGGGAGCAGACCCGCTGGTTCGGTGGCATGGTCGGCAACCACGTGGCGGACATCGTGGCGCGCTACGGATCGTCCGGAGCGGTCCCGCAGGCTCTCACCGACTACATCAAAGCCCGCCAGGGGTACGACTACGCGGAGCACGGTCGCGCCGGCAACAGTCACACCACGTTCGTACCGGACGAGATCGTCGACCGGTTCTGTGTGCTCGGCCCGGTGGAGAGTCACCTGAAGAAGCTGGCGGAGCTGAAGGAGCTGGGCGTCGACCAGTTCGCCGTCTATCTCCAGCACGACGCGAAGGCCGAGACCCTCGCCTCCTACGGCGAACACGTCATCCCGGCGTTCTCCTCGTGA
- a CDS encoding ABC transporter ATP-binding protein: MVVDQLTKIFNQGRTDEVLALSDVDLTVGDGEFVSLIGPSGCGKSTLLRLIADLIEPTTGTITVAGKPAAQARREQEYGIAFQQAGLFEWRTVRRNVELPLELRGVPKSERKAKAEQMLELVGLADFAGHYPGQLSGGMQQRVAIARALAVQPPLLLMDEPFGALDEMTRERLQSELLGICATTGTSTVFVTHSISEAVFLSDRVVVMSARPGRITASIEVKLPSRDEVGRQAPVYFEKITEVRQALRS; encoded by the coding sequence GTGGTCGTCGACCAACTGACCAAGATCTTCAATCAGGGTCGTACGGATGAGGTGCTCGCCCTCTCCGACGTGGATCTGACCGTCGGTGACGGCGAGTTCGTGTCGCTGATCGGTCCGTCGGGTTGTGGCAAGAGCACGCTGCTGCGGCTGATCGCCGACCTGATCGAGCCGACCACCGGCACGATCACCGTCGCCGGGAAACCGGCCGCGCAGGCCCGCCGCGAGCAGGAGTACGGCATCGCCTTCCAGCAGGCCGGTCTCTTCGAGTGGCGAACCGTGCGCCGCAACGTCGAACTGCCCCTGGAACTGCGTGGCGTGCCCAAGAGCGAGCGCAAGGCCAAGGCGGAACAGATGCTGGAGTTGGTCGGGCTGGCCGACTTCGCCGGGCACTACCCCGGTCAGCTCTCCGGCGGCATGCAGCAGCGGGTCGCGATCGCCCGCGCTCTCGCGGTCCAGCCGCCGCTGCTGCTGATGGACGAACCGTTCGGTGCCCTCGACGAGATGACCCGCGAACGCCTGCAGTCGGAACTGCTCGGCATCTGCGCCACGACCGGCACCAGCACCGTCTTCGTCACCCACTCGATCTCCGAGGCGGTGTTCCTGTCCGACCGGGTGGTCGTCATGTCGGCCCGGCCCGGCCGGATCACCGCGTCGATCGAGGTGAAACTCCCCTCCCGGGACGAGGTGGGACGGCAGGCTCCGGTCTACTTCGAAAAGATCACTGAGGTACGTCAGGCGCTGCGCTCATGA
- a CDS encoding aminotransferase class I/II-fold pyridoxal phosphate-dependent enzyme yields the protein MLTLITGAVQDRSARGIAAAVSRLITSGHLPAGARLPTVRVVASGLGVSPTTVSEAWRNLILAGAITTRGRSGTFVSGPLPPRARLRYAQLSGARLNLPRDLSTGVPDPLLLPDLSEALRRIGDGRWSGSYLDVPVLPELETLLLQGWPYPPERLTVVDGAMDALDRVAGAVLRYGDHVLVENPAFPPLLDLLQAVGATVIGVPMDSAGIIPDALQKAIRDYRAVALFLQPRAHNPTGTSMDAARAALLANVLLEAPHLLLVEDDHAGDIATAPVVSLGRYLPERTVRVASFSKSHGPDLRLAAVGGPGHVLSAVADRRLLGPGWSSRLLQGVLLDLLTDPGTVARVAAARSAYAERRSSLLKALHARGVNAMAADGINLWMEVPDQQNALVALAAHGVAAAPGAPFCVTPLDSDHLRITAGLVADGYDDLADVLAAATFPTTRGSGRRGLAHPPGWR from the coding sequence TTGCTGACCCTGATCACCGGGGCGGTTCAGGACAGAAGCGCCCGGGGCATCGCGGCCGCCGTGAGCCGGCTGATCACGTCCGGCCATCTGCCCGCGGGCGCCCGGCTGCCCACCGTCCGAGTGGTCGCCAGCGGGCTCGGCGTGAGCCCGACCACGGTCAGCGAGGCGTGGCGCAACCTCATCCTCGCCGGTGCCATCACCACGCGAGGCCGATCCGGCACCTTCGTCTCCGGGCCGCTGCCACCCCGCGCCCGGCTCCGGTACGCGCAGCTCAGCGGCGCCCGGCTCAACCTGCCCCGCGACCTGTCGACCGGCGTCCCCGACCCGCTGCTGCTGCCCGACCTGAGCGAGGCACTGCGCCGCATCGGCGACGGCCGCTGGTCCGGGAGCTACCTCGACGTCCCGGTGCTCCCCGAACTGGAGACCCTGCTGCTGCAGGGGTGGCCGTACCCGCCGGAGAGACTGACCGTCGTCGACGGTGCGATGGACGCCCTCGACCGCGTCGCCGGCGCCGTCCTGCGTTACGGCGACCACGTGCTCGTCGAGAACCCCGCCTTCCCGCCCCTGCTCGACCTGCTCCAAGCCGTCGGCGCCACCGTGATCGGCGTACCGATGGACTCCGCCGGGATCATCCCCGACGCCCTCCAGAAGGCCATCCGCGACTACCGCGCGGTCGCCCTCTTCCTCCAGCCGCGCGCCCACAACCCCACCGGCACCAGCATGGACGCCGCCCGCGCGGCACTACTGGCGAACGTCCTCCTCGAAGCACCGCACCTGCTGCTGGTCGAGGACGACCACGCCGGCGACATCGCCACCGCCCCGGTCGTCAGCCTCGGCCGCTACCTGCCCGAACGGACCGTCCGGGTGGCCAGCTTCTCCAAGAGCCACGGCCCCGACCTGCGCCTCGCCGCCGTCGGCGGGCCCGGCCACGTGCTCAGCGCGGTCGCCGACCGCAGACTGCTCGGTCCCGGCTGGTCCAGCCGGCTGCTCCAGGGCGTGCTGCTCGACCTGCTCACCGACCCGGGGACCGTCGCGCGGGTGGCAGCAGCCCGTTCCGCGTACGCCGAACGCCGCTCCTCGCTCCTGAAAGCCCTGCATGCTCGCGGTGTGAACGCGATGGCAGCCGACGGGATCAACCTCTGGATGGAGGTCCCCGACCAGCAGAACGCCCTGGTGGCCCTGGCCGCCCATGGTGTCGCGGCGGCGCCCGGCGCCCCGTTCTGCGTGACCCCGCTCGACAGCGACCACCTGCGGATCACCGCCGGACTGGTCGCCGACGGCTACGACGACCTGGCCGACGTGCTCGCGGCGGCCACCTTCCCCACCACCCGTGGCAGCGGCCGGCGTGGGCTCGCCCACCCGCCCGGCTGGCGGTAA
- a CDS encoding aspartate aminotransferase family protein, whose protein sequence is MSLLDRHRAVMPTWMPVYYGEDALEIVSGSGRRVTDATGRTYLDFFGGVLTTMIGYDIAEISDAVRSQIGTGVAHTSTLYLIRQQVELAEKIARISGIPDARVFFTNSGTEANESALLMATNVRRSNQVLAIKNSYHGRTFGTMAITGHRSWSSSSLSPLSVNWLASADRLRGRMAGLGDTDLIDAAVDDLREVLATVTAGDVAALIAEPIQGVGGFVHGPDGLLGAYRKVLDESGILLIADEVQTGWGRTGDHFWGYQAHDVVPDLITFAKGIGNGYALGGVIGRAEVMNAVPAISFATFGGNPISTAAGNAVLDYVLDHDLQGNAKRVGTILLDGLRALDTSIVAAVRGRGLMIGLEFVRPGTTEPDPAVTARVFDLCRQNGLLVGKGGLYGNVIRIGPALTLTEAEARDGLAILSEAVMTADTEIRTL, encoded by the coding sequence ATGAGTCTGCTCGACCGGCACCGTGCCGTGATGCCGACCTGGATGCCCGTGTACTACGGCGAGGACGCCCTGGAGATCGTCTCCGGCAGCGGGCGGCGGGTCACCGACGCCACCGGGCGCACCTATCTGGACTTCTTCGGCGGCGTGCTGACCACGATGATCGGCTACGACATCGCCGAGATCAGCGACGCGGTCCGCAGTCAGATCGGCACCGGCGTCGCGCACACCTCGACCCTCTACCTGATCCGGCAGCAGGTCGAACTCGCCGAGAAGATCGCCCGGATCTCCGGCATCCCGGACGCCCGCGTCTTCTTCACCAACTCGGGCACCGAAGCCAACGAGTCCGCCCTGCTCATGGCCACCAACGTGCGCCGGTCCAACCAGGTCCTGGCGATCAAGAACAGCTACCACGGCCGTACGTTCGGCACGATGGCGATCACCGGGCACCGCTCCTGGTCGTCCAGCTCACTCAGCCCGCTCTCGGTGAACTGGCTGGCGTCCGCCGACCGGCTGCGCGGCCGGATGGCCGGACTCGGCGACACCGACCTGATCGACGCCGCCGTCGACGACCTGCGCGAGGTCCTCGCCACCGTCACCGCGGGCGACGTGGCCGCGCTGATCGCCGAGCCGATCCAGGGCGTCGGCGGCTTCGTGCACGGGCCGGACGGGCTGCTCGGGGCGTACCGGAAAGTCCTCGACGAGAGCGGCATCCTGCTCATCGCCGACGAGGTGCAGACCGGCTGGGGGAGGACCGGCGACCACTTCTGGGGCTACCAGGCGCACGACGTCGTCCCGGACCTGATCACCTTCGCCAAGGGCATCGGCAACGGATACGCCCTCGGCGGTGTGATCGGCCGGGCCGAGGTGATGAATGCGGTGCCCGCCATCAGCTTCGCCACCTTCGGCGGCAACCCGATCAGCACGGCGGCCGGCAACGCGGTCCTCGACTACGTGCTCGACCACGACCTGCAGGGCAACGCCAAGCGGGTCGGCACGATCCTGCTGGACGGGCTGCGCGCCCTGGACACCTCGATCGTGGCTGCGGTGCGGGGCCGGGGGCTGATGATCGGGCTGGAGTTCGTCCGGCCCGGGACCACCGAGCCGGACCCGGCCGTGACCGCGCGGGTCTTCGACCTCTGCCGGCAGAACGGTCTGCTGGTCGGCAAGGGCGGCCTTTACGGCAACGTGATCAGAATCGGTCCGGCGCTGACACTCACCGAAGCGGAGGCTCGCGACGGGCTGGCGATCTTGAGTGAAGCGGTCATGACGGCGGACACGGAGATTCGTACTCTATGA
- a CDS encoding nitrilase-related carbon-nitrogen hydrolase — MTTGVVRAALVQTTWTGDKESMIKVHEDYAREAAAQGAKVICFQELFYGPYFCQVQDAAYYEYAESVPGPTTERFQALAAELGMVMVLPMYEQEQPGVLYNTAAVIDADGEYLGKYRKHHIPQVKGFWEKFYFRPGNLGYPVFDTAVGKVGVYICYDRHFPEGWRALGLNGAQIVFNPSATSRGLSSYLWQLEQPASAVANEYFIGAINRVGVEDLGDNDFYGQTYFVDPEGKFVGEVADTHNPELVIRDLDLNLLNTVRDRWQFYRDRRPDSYDGLVAP; from the coding sequence ATGACGACCGGAGTCGTCCGCGCCGCCCTCGTCCAGACCACCTGGACGGGCGACAAGGAATCCATGATCAAGGTTCACGAGGATTACGCTCGCGAAGCCGCCGCCCAGGGCGCGAAAGTGATCTGTTTCCAGGAACTCTTCTACGGCCCGTACTTCTGCCAGGTCCAGGACGCCGCGTACTACGAGTACGCCGAGTCCGTCCCCGGTCCGACCACCGAGCGTTTCCAGGCACTCGCCGCGGAGCTGGGCATGGTCATGGTCCTGCCGATGTACGAGCAGGAGCAGCCGGGTGTCCTCTACAACACCGCCGCCGTGATCGACGCCGACGGTGAGTACCTCGGCAAATATCGCAAGCACCACATCCCGCAGGTCAAGGGGTTCTGGGAGAAGTTCTACTTCCGGCCCGGCAACCTGGGGTATCCGGTGTTCGACACCGCGGTCGGCAAGGTCGGCGTCTACATCTGTTACGACCGGCACTTCCCGGAGGGCTGGCGGGCTCTCGGCCTGAACGGCGCGCAGATCGTGTTCAACCCGTCGGCCACCAGCCGGGGTCTCTCCTCTTACCTGTGGCAGCTGGAGCAGCCGGCCAGCGCGGTCGCGAACGAGTACTTCATCGGCGCCATCAACCGGGTCGGTGTCGAGGATCTGGGTGACAACGACTTCTACGGGCAGACGTACTTCGTCGACCCGGAGGGCAAGTTCGTCGGCGAGGTGGCCGACACCCACAATCCGGAGCTGGTGATCCGGGACCTGGACCTGAACCTGCTGAACACGGTCCGGGACCGGTGGCAGTTCTACCGGGACCGCCGGCCCGACTCGTACGACGGGCTGGTGGCACCGTGA
- a CDS encoding ABC transporter permease encodes MRRVLSVLAGLIAAALVWEGYKAAGDPEGTVLFGVRVLPRADDLSMPHLWTIVQRLADPEMTGGRPVWRVVLDACVFTLGITAAGFLVGAVIGLLLAAAMQRFRIVERGLLPYVILSQTVPLVALAPLIAGWGGTLMPPWATVAVIAAYLAFFPVAVGMLRGLQSPADSGVELMRSYAAGWWRTLVKLRFPAALPYLFPALRLAGAAAVVGAVVGEISTGTRGGIGRLIIEYSREATSDPAKVYTAMIGAALLGLLVAGFVSLLELPLMRHRRHVEVVTL; translated from the coding sequence GTGAGGCGCGTCCTCTCGGTGCTCGCCGGTCTGATCGCGGCCGCGCTCGTCTGGGAAGGCTACAAGGCGGCCGGCGATCCCGAGGGGACGGTGCTGTTCGGCGTGCGGGTGCTCCCGCGCGCCGACGACCTCTCCATGCCCCACCTGTGGACGATCGTGCAACGGCTGGCCGATCCGGAGATGACCGGCGGCCGGCCGGTGTGGCGGGTGGTCCTCGACGCGTGCGTGTTCACGCTCGGGATCACCGCGGCCGGGTTCCTGGTGGGGGCGGTGATCGGGCTGCTCCTGGCAGCGGCCATGCAACGTTTCCGGATCGTCGAGCGGGGCCTGCTGCCGTACGTCATCCTGTCCCAGACCGTGCCGCTCGTCGCTCTCGCCCCGTTGATCGCCGGGTGGGGCGGCACGCTGATGCCGCCGTGGGCGACCGTGGCGGTGATCGCCGCCTACCTGGCGTTCTTCCCGGTCGCGGTGGGCATGCTGCGCGGGCTCCAGTCGCCGGCCGACAGCGGTGTGGAACTGATGCGCAGTTACGCGGCCGGCTGGTGGCGCACGCTGGTGAAACTGCGTTTCCCGGCGGCGCTGCCCTACCTGTTCCCGGCGTTGCGCCTGGCCGGCGCGGCGGCCGTGGTCGGCGCGGTGGTCGGGGAGATCTCGACCGGTACGCGCGGCGGCATCGGCCGGCTGATCATCGAATACTCGCGGGAGGCCACCTCGGATCCCGCCAAGGTCTACACGGCGATGATCGGCGCGGCCCTGCTCGGCCTGCTGGTCGCCGGTTTCGTCTCCCTTCTCGAACTGCCGCTGATGCGGCACCGGCGCCATGTGGAGGTGGTGACGCTTTGA
- the hydA gene encoding dihydropyrimidinase: MTLLIKGGTVVGPVGAIKADVLIDGETITALFAPGTAPEIADTIDATGKYVIPGAVDAHTHMELPFGGTHASDTFDTGTKAAAIGGTTTIIDFAVQKTGEVIQDGLAAWHGKAEGNCHIDYAFHMIMGGVDDESLKAMDYLVANEGISSFKLFMAYPGVFYSDDGQILRAMQKARDNGAMIMMHAENGPAIDVLVKQALERGETDPIHHGLTRPQELEAEATSRAIWLASVAADCPLYIVHLSASKALEQVARARNEGKNVFAETCPQYLYLTLEDQLGAPGFEGAKWVCSTPLRSKHETHRADLWQGLRTNDLSVVSTDHCPFCFKDQKELGRGDFSKIPNGIGSVEHRVDLLYQGVVEGKLSLSRWVETIATTPARMFGLFPRKGVIAPGSDADVVIYDPNGRTRISAETHHMNMDHSAWEGWEIDGKVDTVLSRGEVIASGGEYTGRAGRGRYVKRGLSDYLI; this comes from the coding sequence GTGACGTTGCTGATCAAGGGCGGGACCGTGGTCGGGCCGGTCGGCGCGATCAAGGCGGACGTCCTCATCGACGGTGAGACGATCACCGCCCTGTTCGCGCCGGGCACCGCGCCGGAGATCGCGGACACCATCGACGCCACCGGGAAGTACGTGATCCCGGGTGCCGTGGACGCGCACACCCACATGGAGCTGCCGTTCGGCGGCACGCACGCCAGCGACACGTTCGACACCGGCACCAAGGCGGCGGCGATCGGCGGCACCACCACGATCATCGACTTCGCGGTGCAGAAGACCGGTGAGGTGATCCAGGACGGCCTGGCCGCCTGGCACGGTAAGGCCGAGGGCAACTGTCACATCGACTACGCCTTCCACATGATCATGGGCGGGGTCGACGACGAGTCGCTCAAGGCCATGGACTACCTGGTCGCCAACGAGGGCATCAGCAGTTTCAAGCTGTTCATGGCGTACCCGGGTGTCTTCTACTCCGACGACGGTCAGATCCTGCGCGCGATGCAGAAGGCCCGTGACAACGGCGCCATGATCATGATGCACGCGGAGAACGGCCCGGCCATCGACGTGCTGGTCAAGCAGGCCCTGGAACGCGGCGAGACGGATCCGATCCACCACGGCCTGACCCGGCCGCAGGAACTGGAGGCGGAGGCCACCAGCCGGGCGATCTGGCTGGCGTCGGTGGCCGCCGACTGCCCGCTCTACATCGTGCACCTGAGCGCGTCCAAGGCCCTGGAGCAGGTGGCGCGGGCCCGCAACGAGGGCAAGAACGTCTTCGCCGAGACCTGCCCGCAGTACCTGTACCTGACGTTGGAGGACCAGCTCGGCGCGCCCGGTTTCGAGGGTGCCAAGTGGGTCTGTTCGACGCCGCTGCGCAGCAAGCACGAGACGCACCGGGCCGATCTGTGGCAGGGCCTGCGCACCAACGACCTGTCGGTGGTGTCGACCGACCACTGCCCGTTCTGTTTCAAGGACCAGAAGGAACTGGGCCGCGGCGACTTCTCCAAGATCCCGAACGGTATCGGCAGTGTCGAGCACCGCGTCGACCTGCTCTACCAGGGTGTCGTCGAGGGAAAGCTGTCGCTGAGCCGCTGGGTGGAGACGATCGCGACCACCCCGGCCCGGATGTTCGGGCTGTTCCCGCGCAAGGGTGTCATCGCGCCCGGTTCGGACGCCGACGTGGTCATCTACGACCCGAACGGGCGGACCCGGATCAGCGCCGAGACCCATCACATGAACATGGACCATTCGGCCTGGGAGGGCTGGGAGATCGACGGCAAGGTCGACACGGTCCTCTCCCGCGGCGAGGTGATCGCCTCCGGTGGCGAGTACACCGGGCGGGCCGGCCGTGGCCGGTACGTCAAACGCGGCCTCAGCGACTACCTGATCTAG